The genomic segment GTGTGGTGGTGACAAACTGCCTTGGATACAGCGGCGCTGATGTGATTTTCCATTGTGaatcacacacccacacaaacacagattccCTGAAGGCCCATATGGGCGAGGACCTCATTAGTGACTTTCTTTCTCCAGGTTTGGTTAAGACAGGCAAGAGCCTGTCATGGATACATacatagatttttcttttccacatgTGGAAAAGTTTTGAGGTCCTAGTCACACGCACAGACCACACTCAGGCTGGGAGGTATCTGTCATTTTGTGCCACATGATATATACACTGCAATGACACCAGTGGCAACTCGACTCCAGTATGGTACActataaaaaaattttaatactTGGCAGAAAATAGAAAGTAGAAAGTTTGCTTTTTCATGACAACTCTTGTGTAACTGATACATAAGATAAATGTATCCTGATTGAATCACATTTTACGTAGTAGTTTTGAGTGTACCTGAACAGCTAATGACCAATCACAGGTGCTCTGCTGATAGTGCCTTGTTGACAGATGCAACATGAGAcatgtgttggtttgtttgtcggTTCATTCGTCAGCAGGCTTACAGAAAAAGTTCTGAACTGATTCGTAccaaatttggtggagggatggggaatGGGCCAGAGAAGAACCCATTATATTTTGGGACATATCCGGATTATTTAtgataaatttgaattttttcctctgaggtctggtgttttttgtttgacattggccttggcagaggtctgcactctactgagtgaCATTCTAGTTTATTATTGCATTTGTCAGATTCTGTGGATGTTGGAACAGAGCATGTGCTGTTACGATAATGACGGCTCATCTAAGAAGATGAAATGTTAAAGCACTCGCAGaaatttttttcacctttcacCTTTATTGTGCTTAAGAATGATGCAATGCATGATGATACAGTTACAAATATGAACTTGAAATTAAACCCATATTGTCGAAACAACTTCTCAGTGCAGATATTTGAGCAGATGTTGAATGTACCAAAGCCTCAGTTTCTTAGCAGTGTTAGAGTGGACTCAAACTTAGTCATTATTATCTGATCAGGTTTATGGTCCGGTTAGGTTACACCAATACCACTTAGATGGCTTCAGCAAAGCCGACACGGTTGTTGGTGCGGTCAAAGATGGAGTAGTACTCTCTGAGGAACACATCCCCAAGGATCCACATGGGCTGGCCATCATCCGAGGGTAGGTACGTTGGGGTGATGTTCACTACGCAGTACTGGTCTCCATGCTGGTTTTAATGGGAGGTAGAGAATGGAAATTTGCATATCATTGCATTTACAcccataaattaaaaaaaaaaaaaaaatgtgggatATACATAAAGGGTATATGAACCAACACAGATACATGCTTATGCAAAGGATGTATATAATAACTTACCTGGCCGATGTAAGCAtaaggaggcagagggagggaaacGCCGTTGATAACAAAGATGAGAGTTGGCAAGTTGTTGACCTGGCTGCAGTCCACCATATACTGGAGATCAAGACAACAGAGAGATACCAGTTTAGAGGTTTGATGTACAGGTAGGTTTTGTGACTTTGAATGTGCAGCTTATGGACAGAGGATGGCTGAAGAATAATAATAGTGGTTTACTCTCTGATTGCTTCAGCTTCGTGTGAGTAAGAGGGTCTgactgcctgcctgtctgtccatctgtcttaCCATTCCATACTGGTCCTCTTCAGCCCCAATGGCCTGCATGATGTAGCCCAGAATCTGGCTTGGAGCTGTCAGCATGGAGGTTCCAGTGTCCACAACGGCCTGGCAGCCTTGAGCGCAGAAGTTGGTCTCGCTACCACCGATCTTGAATCTTTGGGGCAGAACACATGCCAACTGTTTTTTCTTGCACTCCTATCAGAACACTAAATACTATAACAATCAGAAGatcatttgacatttcatgTTGGTAGTAAGTTGAAAAGCACAGACCCTTGAATGCCGATCTGCCAGTACGACTCAGAGCTGACAGGGGCCCAGTAGATCTGGCCCCGGTACCTGTAGCTGTCCACTCCTCCGAAAGAGAGCTCACTGCCCTGCTCTCCTCCCCTAAACCAGACAACCAAGACTTAGCTGCAAGGTCTTCTTATTGAGAAAATTTGTTTAGTGGCAGTAGTGTGGATATATGGCAGTAACAGCTGTGGCAGTATGTTCTAtatgtgaatacattttaatcaataaaagtCTAGTGTCAGTTTTACCTAGACAGGTAGAAGGTGAATAGGTTGGTATTCAGCAGGTTTTGAGACATCATGTTGTCCATGACAGGGGTCTCTCCTCCAGCTGAGATAGAGGGGTAGGCCAGGCCAAGGATGCCGTCAAACTTGGCCACCACAAAGTTATCACCAGGCTCGTCTGTGCTCAGACCGATCTCTTGGTTACGAATCACAATCCCACCAACCTATGGATGCAAAACCaacaaatatgatgaaaaagacacaaatcataaactgtatttatacaaATTCAAAGTATATTCTAGTGAAGACAAGGATGACTGTAGACagcaacataaataaatgaatggggTAGACCTCTGTTGATTCAACTGCAGTACCAAATGATTCCAATTGTTCTAATTCTACTGCCCTGAGTGCCCTCTGTACAGAAATCACTATATTTTCTGGTCTTTTCCCTAATTTAGTATTTAATACACACATAAAGCAGAAGACTGCTGCACTGATCTTTGTGTGTTGCCCCTATCGAGCATGATGCAACTCTGACCAGACATTGGTCAGGGATACTTTTTCTGTGAAGCAACACATATTGAGGTGATACTGAAAATGCCTGCACTCTGGTCTCAGTACCTATGACTCAGTCCAGTCTAGTCtgccaaaagtgaataaaaaaaatgatggtgaCTACTCAAACACTAGTGTTTTGTTAAACTGATTTAATTGGTTTGTTTGATGGGTGTGACTCACATTGACAGTGTCATATCCAAAGACTCCATAAAGGCTTCCAGCTCCGTAGGGCAGGTAGAAGGACTGATCCTTGGCAACGAAGGTGGAGGACTGCTTGGGATTGAATTTTTTGTGGGTGTCTGTAAATGGTATAGATCTGGATTATCTCTGCAGCCATTTCCACAAACACATCCTTACTCCTTGCAGAGCCTTTTGACGTACCGGTAATTCATTTGATTATAGAAATCATGAGCAGTTGCTGATGCTTCCCAGAGACCAGAAATGCTAGGTGGCATGCCTGTAATTGCACTAAAAACCTAAATCCCATGTGTGTACAATATGTAATCTCTTTGAAACAAGCTGACAAACTGCAAGCTCTGTATGCTTAGCTTATATCAGCTTTAAGTCCTCTGGAGAAGTTCTTCACATGCAAATACACTCTGAAGAGCGTGACAGATGTGGGATTTTTGAAGTGTAGGGCCTGTTGGTTTGTACTCACTGCAGGCCTTAGTGTTACAGTAGACGGAGTCCACCCACAGGTTGGAGGAGCCAGTGTCAAACAGCACCTGGAAGGACTTGGGGGGTGTTCCAATGCTGATGGGTCCATAGTAGGTGGTCTGGGCAACACATTGTTTGGAgttgaagaaagagagaagcagagtaaaagaaaatacaaacccATCAGTCAGTTACTGCTTTGATCAAAATgttgcatacagtatgtaaaagtGGCTTTAACAAAGGTTTTCTTACATCAGCATAGTTGTTGATGTACATGTTGGCAGAGCCAGCAAACTCAGTGTGCTTGTACTTGAGAAGGGGATCCTCGTAAGGTATGCGAATCCCTCTATTTTTCAGGGCCTGACGCACTGACATATGCTTCTGCAGAGGGACCCTGAGGAAGGAGGaagcaaaaacattcactttcaGTCACTTTAGAAGTGGACCTTaaagttaaaattgttttatgcCAGAATTAAGAAATACAGAGAAGTAGTTTCCTTACTTAACAAGTCCCTCAGTGAGCACCACACAGACCAGAACAGCAACAAGGCACTTCATGATCCCTCCTGCAATCGTAGATGGATACAAATCGGCTTGGATCTGAACAGGCTTTATATACACCTGTTTGGTCCCATATCAGCCAGACTGTTATCAAAAGTTCAGTTGTATCAGTTCAGACAGGGTGACCCTTAGAGTCTGTTTCTTTGAAACTAcgtatttaatttgtttatctAACATTCTAAGCTCCACAAACAGTGCCAAAAAAAACCTcctaaataaacataaaatgaaacaatgataTTCTAAAATGTTATTCAATTCAGTAAAAACGATGGAATAATCTAATGGTGACAATGAATAACTCATCTggttatttaaatttgacattttaagtaACGtacttgaattttatttaatgtaccATGATCATAAAACTACCATTGGTAAAAATTGCTTATTCTACGTGAAATCAGTGAAATATATAGGAATCACTTGtgtatttcaaattaaaaatctcaCAAGAAGTATGATAAATGCGTCTGCCTTCATTCCTTGTCTTTTAAGAAACTGATGCTGAGTACTGAGCTATGACTttgcattacatttactcatttgagtgagggacaacactaaagcttcaaGTTTTCTTCAAGTTTGTATCATGAATTAATTTATACCATTTCTAATTAGAACTTTCTGTTGCTTTCCCCAAAATTATCTGAATTTTCTTGTAAATCCTCAAGATGCCACTTTAGTACAGTTTTATCTGATCAGATATACATATCAATAGCAAGGTCAAGCTTAGTTAGCATAGTTTGTTGGCAACTGTAGTTTTATGCACATGGAAAAGAACGTGTTATATCTAAGCTTCAGTATCAGCAGCACATTAACCACACAactttatcaaaatgtttttgtgctgttcaGGTTATCATACTATCActattgtttaattttgatagctgtttttcctctgataaaataaagactggatgttttcagtcctttttttaaaaaacatataattaattatagtacatatatagtataatgaaaaaatattttacttgattttattctttgtgttttgtaattcaTATCTCCATTATGTCCTTTCCCCTGTATTTTCTGTCAGATGCACTTTGTTGTAAATTAAAGCAGACCAGTAGCATGGGCACACTCTGATTACTGTGACTTTTTCATCACCTCCCTTTGTTTCACTTCTAGATGCATCAGCACATCCTCATTTGCTCCATTGGGACCAATGACATTGTGTAGACAGGACCCCTATATGAATGTGTGATGTAAGCTTGCATCCATATGTAATACGTGGAATGTCCTTTTTCTTAGTAGGAAAAGCTGCAATGCAGCATTTCCCTCAACATATTGCAAGCCAACTGCTGTAGACTGACTAATGGGGGACTAATGGGGAAAAGATGAGATAGAGCCTAATCAAGAAAACTTGCAATGCCATGGATCATTACAGAGACACATACACTTCCCTGCTGTAGTGTGCTGGTGCTGTAAATGGAAGTTGAGAAACTCTGGTGGACTCTGGTCCACCTCTGTTTATAACATCTCACAGctcataaatatatatgataaaATTCAGCTAACTTCATTTGAAAtactgacatttcatttcagtactttgtgtgttgctgctttttaatAAGCACCACTCACATGTGTCACACTCTGTTAGTGTGGACTGTTATAATGGAAGAGAAAATAGAGGGCGTGGGTATTTGCATGGCTGCCTGTGTCCAGTATATGAGACTGAAACCCAGATAGAGCGTGACAGGCCATGAGTTAGAATGGATTTCCCTTAGGACAGGGCTCAGTGTGTGGGCATAAGTCAGTGAGAAATTCCCCTCTGGAGCTTTCACTAATCAAACAGGCATATTGCAgatatcagtgttttctttcatgACATGTAGTGAATATACTGTCTCTCGTGTATTTCCAGGCCAGCCCACGACATCAGTCTTGAGGAGTTTGATGATGAAGATCTCTCTGAAATAACAGATGACTGTGGGATTGGACTCAACTATGACTCTGATCCATATGAGAAGGTGaggctctttgttttttatgttgttccATTTATTGATATATTACCCTTGCTTTGTGTCCCcaatatgtaaacacacaattgCATCATGTCTGCATTCATAGgaagaaaattataaatataaaacagaaaaagtcttTTCACTGCTTGCAAACGGCTGTTGTATGacttacaaaaattaaattatctaTAATCCTCTGTTTGCTTAATTATTTGGACTGAACAACTTACTTATGTAATGTGACAACTTACAGTATCATACTTGATTAAATACAACGTGAAGGTGATACAAGTAGAAAAATGGTAAGCacaataacaagaaaaaatatgaatatgggAAAGAATGATAGTCTGACCTGGTTTTTATAGATACTTAGCGCTGAGAACTGCTTATTTGCATATGGCTATCTTCTGCACCTCTGCAGCTTCGGATTTTTTATGTACAGGCTACCTGGCTTACCAGCATTGCAATCTTTACTGTAATGCCCATAAGCCCCAGATATCCATATTATAATACTAGGGACAAGATGAGTAATATTCATGGCTGTGTTTAACAGGAAGACTCTCCTGAAGCACTCTCCATGTACTCTGGTCATCATACAGATCAGCATCAAACACCATACATACTGGATTTGAGCAAACAGAATGAACTCACTAAACTTCTCGGAATATAATAGAAATTCTAAGCAGGACTTCCGCTAAGTATCCTAATCAAGCGACTGGGTTATGAAGTATATGCAAATAATTGAGTCATTAGCTGTATCATCATACATGTCTAACCAACTTATACCTTAATTACACAGTTTCTAAGAACTATTGTCTCAtaccccttctctctctctctttctctctctctccatcctgttGGGTGTAAATGTTTTATGCTGGTGGCGTGGAGccgcagctgcagcagagggtGGGTGACCCAGTGCAGTTTGCTGCTATGCAGAGAcaacctccctccctcccataTGTCTTCCCTTCCCTCCCTGCTATGCAGAGTGTTGCTCGGAGACAGAGCTCAGATTCGCTCCTCCCTTATTCTCTgccacctctcctctccctccccggAAAGCTTTCTTTCCCtgactttctccctctctctgttttgctcttcTATGCCGAGGTGATTTAGCTCAGGGATGGTGGGTTCTGAGGGTTAAGCTCTCCATATAAATCTATTCTAGATATTTTACTTCCTTCAGTTTAATCCggcaacaaaacaca from the Xiphias gladius isolate SHS-SW01 ecotype Sanya breed wild chromosome 8, ASM1685928v1, whole genome shotgun sequence genome contains:
- the LOC120792717 gene encoding gastricsin-like, producing MKCLVAVLVCVVLTEGLVKVPLQKHMSVRQALKNRGIRIPYEDPLLKYKHTEFAGSANMYINNYADTTYYGPISIGTPPKSFQVLFDTGSSNLWVDSVYCNTKACNTHKKFNPKQSSTFVAKDQSFYLPYGAGSLYGVFGYDTVNVGGIVIRNQEIGLSTDEPGDNFVVAKFDGILGLAYPSISAGGETPVMDNMMSQNLLNTNLFTFYLSRGGEQGSELSFGGVDSYRYRGQIYWAPVSSESYWQIGIQGFKIGGSETNFCAQGCQAVVDTGTSMLTAPSQILGYIMQAIGAEEDQYGMYMVDCSQVNNLPTLIFVINGVSLPLPPYAYIGQHGDQYCVVNITPTYLPSDDGQPMWILGDVFLREYYSIFDRTNNRVGFAEAI